The Planctomycetota bacterium genome window below encodes:
- a CDS encoding sigma-70 family RNA polymerase sigma factor — MPSEDKELIQECRQGNKGSFRLLVERYEKAGYALAYNMLYDYDLARDISQEAWIKVYTNIRKFDLNRKFYPWFAQIVNNLCIDYLRKHKIRTKPLEEFDAIKSDKPVDAADINERQEMVRRLLQKLPEKYREVLVLSDIESLPSKEIAGIIKCNDATVRWRIHEARQLFKKVWEEYERMQ; from the coding sequence ATGCCATCAGAAGACAAAGAACTTATCCAGGAGTGCCGGCAGGGGAATAAAGGTTCCTTCCGCCTGCTGGTAGAGCGCTACGAGAAAGCCGGTTACGCCCTGGCGTATAATATGCTTTACGATTATGACCTGGCGCGGGATATTTCACAGGAGGCGTGGATAAAAGTGTATACAAACATCCGGAAGTTTGATTTAAACCGTAAGTTTTATCCGTGGTTCGCGCAGATTGTCAATAACCTGTGCATTGATTACCTGCGAAAACATAAAATAAGAACGAAACCGCTTGAGGAGTTTGACGCGATAAAAAGCGATAAGCCGGTTGATGCCGCGGATATTAATGAAAGGCAGGAAATGGTTCGAAGGCTTCTTCAGAAGCTTCCGGAGAAATACCGGGAAGTTCTGGTCCTGAGCGATATCGAAAGCCTGCCTTCCAAGGAAATAGCCGGCATAATTAAATGTAACGATGCAACGGTGAGGTGGCGGATTCACGAGGCGCGCCAGTTATTTAAGAAGGTGTGGGAAGAATATGAAAGAATGCAATAA
- a CDS encoding zf-HC2 domain-containing protein translates to MKECNKIKELLPLYVSRDITAYEVETVENHLALCGECKREAEKYQSIKSELGGLKEVSRPPEFWIGYERSLYDKIETIGSAKPAWQFALLRTAAVLLIGILTGYFVAPFIGLKSPQETVEEPGIGIVKAEDPSVKIIANETLGLKLYPVSEALGAHLNINPNCGMVVSDFIGECPAQGCGLMKGDIITGINGEPLSGNLVLPSGSRINLHIIRQGKVINIAVDLLEKRR, encoded by the coding sequence ATGAAAGAATGCAATAAGATAAAAGAGCTTTTACCGCTTTATGTGAGCCGGGATATTACGGCTTATGAGGTGGAAACCGTGGAAAACCACCTTGCCCTTTGCGGTGAATGCAAGCGCGAGGCGGAAAAATACCAATCCATAAAATCCGAATTGGGCGGTTTAAAGGAAGTCAGCCGTCCGCCGGAATTCTGGATTGGCTACGAGCGTTCACTTTATGATAAGATAGAAACTATTGGAAGCGCAAAGCCCGCCTGGCAGTTTGCGCTCTTGAGGACTGCGGCGGTGTTGCTCATCGGCATCTTGACTGGATATTTCGTTGCGCCGTTTATAGGCTTAAAATCTCCGCAGGAGACTGTTGAGGAGCCGGGAATCGGCATTGTTAAAGCGGAAGATCCCTCGGTTAAAATAATAGCCAACGAAACACTCGGTCTAAAGCTTTATCCGGTCAGCGAAGCCTTAGGCGCGCATCTCAATATAAATCCGAATTGCGGAATGGTGGTATCCGATTTTATCGGGGAATGTCCGGCGCAGGGATGCGGGTTAATGAAGGGCGATATCATTACGGGAATTAACGGAGAGCCTTTATCAGGCAACTTGGTTCTGCCTTCCGGCAGCAGGATTAACCTGCATATTATCAGGCAGGGCAAGGTTATTAATATCGCAGTCGATTTATTGGAGAAAAGGAGGTAG
- a CDS encoding PDZ domain-containing protein, producing MKKLAGFIIVLMLGFGMGMIVNSLYADDGKEEAKPEQEELQVKIKNFIKDLGADESKVRDNATKELKDIGEPAIPFLKEALGSDDPEVVWRSKIILKAIERNKQKAANKEEPQEDDKVQVWPKLPKSSNNIQIIIQGSQPYESFSLSSDQSGRVTVTIKKKDKEGEEKVETYAADSMEEFIKQYPELAEKYGLNKEEKTEIPGMDEDELLEDFGKSWGNEFDRVRKQMEQMDEMMKKMFEGQGLDDWPDLPRLTRPKKSPEEKSEPKLELGMVVSAIEPALKEQLSIKEEGGILVREVKKDSLAEKMGFKQWDLVLKVNDEDINSIWTFRRQMMEKLDKGEVEITVIRKAEKQVLKYKK from the coding sequence ATGAAAAAACTGGCAGGATTTATCATAGTTTTAATGCTGGGGTTTGGAATGGGAATGATAGTGAATTCACTTTATGCCGATGATGGCAAAGAGGAAGCAAAACCTGAACAGGAAGAATTGCAGGTAAAGATAAAGAATTTTATCAAAGACCTCGGAGCGGATGAATCCAAGGTGCGCGATAACGCCACCAAGGAGCTTAAGGATATAGGCGAACCGGCGATTCCGTTCTTGAAAGAGGCTTTAGGAAGCGATGACCCGGAAGTCGTCTGGCGTTCTAAAATTATCCTTAAAGCCATTGAACGCAACAAGCAGAAAGCGGCCAATAAAGAAGAGCCGCAGGAAGATGATAAAGTGCAGGTTTGGCCCAAACTTCCCAAATCATCCAATAATATTCAAATTATCATTCAGGGCAGCCAGCCGTATGAATCATTCAGCCTTTCAAGCGACCAATCGGGCCGGGTTACCGTAACCATCAAGAAAAAGGATAAAGAAGGCGAGGAAAAAGTGGAAACTTACGCCGCGGATTCCATGGAAGAATTTATCAAGCAATATCCCGAACTCGCGGAGAAATACGGATTGAATAAAGAAGAGAAGACGGAAATCCCCGGCATGGACGAAGATGAACTTCTGGAGGATTTCGGCAAGTCATGGGGCAATGAATTCGACCGCGTCCGCAAGCAGATGGAACAAATGGATGAGATGATGAAGAAAATGTTCGAAGGGCAGGGTTTGGATGATTGGCCGGATTTGCCCAGGTTAACGCGCCCCAAGAAATCACCGGAAGAGAAATCCGAACCAAAGCTGGAACTGGGCATGGTCGTTTCCGCGATAGAGCCGGCGCTTAAGGAACAGCTGAGCATCAAGGAAGAAGGCGGCATTCTCGTTCGTGAGGTAAAAAAAGACAGCCTTGCGGAAAAGATGGGATTTAAGCAGTGGGATTTGGTCTTGAAAGTGAATGACGAGGATATCAACAGCATCTGGACATTCCGCAGGCAGATGATGGAAAAACTGGATAAGGGTGAGGTGGAAATTACCGTTATCCGCAAAGCCGAAAAACAGGTGCTGAAGTATAAGAAGTGA
- a CDS encoding trypsin-like peptidase domain-containing protein: MRSETKSRCISGNRKWVMGLTLFIGIIAGIIIAKYYELSVMQADEEADKRHAKLQKELRDTNDPIQLFAKVAEVVKPSVVNISTLKNINLVYEDFPFFSSPRQQQQIGSGVIVDADGYILTNYHVVGGADEIKVILADKREFKGKVIGGDEMTDLAVVRIKAKNLIPAAMGDSDSTKIGEWVVAIGNPFGLDNTVTSGIISARREAFNVSGKGNDFIQTDAAINPGNSGGPLVNLKGEVIGINSSILTRSGGYQGIGFAIPSNQAKIIMARLIESGKIQRPYLGVYLSEINESLARHYGLSGLQVLLKELKIKEPVGAFIMGIEKKSPSEKAGLLEGDVVVIYNKEKITNPGELVALIGKSKIGDTVEVTVVRDGKEQSFKVTVGERE; encoded by the coding sequence ATGCGTAGTGAAACGAAGTCCCGATGCATATCGGGAAATAGAAAATGGGTGATGGGACTAACGCTTTTTATCGGGATTATTGCCGGGATAATTATCGCCAAATATTACGAGCTTTCCGTAATGCAGGCGGATGAAGAAGCCGACAAGAGGCATGCCAAACTCCAAAAAGAACTGCGGGATACTAATGATCCTATTCAGCTTTTTGCCAAGGTGGCTGAAGTAGTAAAGCCATCGGTTGTTAATATCAGCACTCTTAAAAATATCAACCTGGTTTATGAGGATTTCCCGTTCTTCAGTTCTCCACGCCAGCAACAGCAAATCGGTTCCGGCGTAATCGTGGATGCGGATGGCTATATCCTGACCAATTACCATGTGGTCGGCGGCGCGGATGAGATAAAAGTAATCCTGGCTGATAAAAGGGAATTTAAGGGAAAGGTTATCGGCGGCGATGAGATGACCGACCTAGCTGTGGTTAGAATCAAGGCGAAAAACCTGATACCGGCGGCCATGGGAGATTCCGATTCAACGAAAATCGGTGAATGGGTCGTGGCTATCGGCAATCCTTTTGGGCTGGATAATACCGTGACATCAGGCATTATCAGCGCCCGGCGTGAGGCTTTTAATGTTAGCGGAAAAGGAAATGATTTTATCCAGACTGATGCGGCAATTAATCCTGGTAATTCAGGCGGTCCGCTGGTCAATCTCAAAGGAGAAGTTATCGGCATTAATTCTTCAATCCTTACCAGAAGCGGTGGATACCAGGGAATCGGTTTTGCCATACCTTCCAACCAGGCTAAGATAATCATGGCCAGGCTCATCGAATCAGGGAAAATCCAGCGTCCGTATCTGGGCGTTTACCTGAGTGAAATAAACGAATCACTGGCGCGCCATTATGGATTAAGCGGATTACAGGTATTGCTTAAGGAATTGAAAATAAAAGAGCCGGTTGGTGCTTTTATCATGGGGATAGAAAAGAAATCACCATCTGAAAAAGCGGGCTTGCTGGAAGGCGATGTGGTGGTAATTTATAACAAGGAAAAGATAACGAATCCCGGTGAATTAGTCGCGCTTATCGGCAAATCCAAGATAGGGGATACGGTTGAAGTTACGGTTGTTCGCGATGGCAAGGAACAGTCCTTTAAAGTAACGGTGGGGGAGCGGGAATAA
- a CDS encoding tetratricopeptide repeat protein → MKKSTKLTAVALSIFPGLGQILTGRYMRGFILFFSFLLFMDFALVIIPCLWSDYYVRDISRALVISSVLIWCYNIMDILRIVWWLERASLTEKKAPFFQKTIAYYLQNNFPEARKELKNILRLDRDDADALFYLGAIAHREGKYPAAIRFFHYCLQLDQTEKWRWEISQLIAGQGQ, encoded by the coding sequence ATGAAGAAATCAACCAAACTCACTGCCGTGGCGCTTTCCATATTCCCCGGACTGGGCCAAATCCTGACCGGCCGATACATGCGAGGGTTTATCCTTTTTTTCTCCTTCCTCCTCTTTATGGATTTCGCGCTGGTAATCATCCCTTGCCTCTGGAGCGATTATTATGTAAGGGATATTTCACGTGCTCTGGTTATTTCATCCGTTCTTATCTGGTGTTATAATATTATGGATATCCTGCGGATTGTCTGGTGGCTCGAAAGGGCTTCGCTTACTGAGAAAAAAGCCCCGTTTTTCCAAAAGACAATCGCCTATTACCTGCAGAATAACTTCCCCGAAGCGCGCAAGGAACTTAAAAATATACTGCGCCTGGACCGTGATGACGCGGATGCGCTCTTTTACCTGGGGGCGATAGCGCATCGGGAAGGGAAGTATCCGGCGGCGATTCGGTTCTTCCATTATTGCCTCCAATTAGACCAGACGGAAAAATGGAGATGGGAAATTTCCCAACTAATCGCCGGGCAAGGACAGTAA
- a CDS encoding phosphoribosylformylglycinamidine cyclo-ligase: protein MAEQLTYKSSGVDTQAKDGVIDRIFKMMRRTYDPRVIELPWGFSGLFSLQSKHQLFRKAYKNPVLVACTDGVGTKLKIAVMMDKHDTVGIDLVAMSINDLIVCGAEPLFFLDYLAVGKVEENVIVDLVKGIVTGCEQSGCALLGGETAEMPGFYPPGEYDMAGFAVGMAEKSRIITGKGIKAGDIVIGLASNGIHSNGYSLVRKVFFDKAHMKVSTHIDEFGSTLGEELLRPTRIYARAMRDLHRFYRVKNAIKGIAHITGGGIMENVPRVLPKGVSIEIEKSKWKVPPVFSVIQKTGNVPEQEMFRVFNMGIGLIIIVDSYFAGAILKRLVKSGEKPFAIGQVKKGNQQVIIK, encoded by the coding sequence ATGGCAGAACAATTGACTTACAAAAGCTCCGGGGTGGATACCCAAGCCAAGGACGGCGTGATTGACCGTATCTTCAAGATGATGCGCCGGACTTATGATCCGCGGGTGATAGAATTACCTTGGGGTTTTTCCGGATTGTTTTCGCTCCAGTCCAAGCACCAGCTTTTCAGGAAGGCGTATAAGAATCCGGTCCTGGTTGCCTGCACAGATGGAGTGGGCACCAAGCTCAAGATTGCCGTGATGATGGATAAGCACGATACGGTCGGGATTGACCTGGTTGCCATGAGCATTAACGATTTGATTGTCTGCGGGGCGGAACCGCTTTTCTTCCTGGATTACCTGGCAGTCGGGAAAGTAGAGGAGAATGTTATTGTTGATTTGGTCAAGGGCATTGTCACCGGATGCGAGCAGTCCGGTTGCGCCCTTTTAGGGGGCGAAACAGCCGAGATGCCCGGATTTTATCCGCCCGGCGAATATGATATGGCCGGATTTGCCGTCGGCATGGCGGAAAAGAGCCGCATCATTACCGGGAAGGGCATAAAAGCGGGAGACATAGTAATTGGATTAGCTTCAAACGGCATCCACAGTAACGGTTATTCTCTGGTCAGGAAAGTGTTTTTTGACAAGGCACATATGAAGGTTTCAACCCATATCGACGAGTTTGGCTCCACTTTAGGCGAGGAACTTTTGAGGCCGACCAGGATTTATGCCAGGGCGATGCGTGATTTACACCGCTTTTACCGGGTGAAGAACGCCATTAAAGGCATCGCGCATATCACCGGAGGCGGAATAATGGAAAATGTCCCGCGCGTCCTGCCAAAGGGCGTTTCGATTGAAATAGAAAAAAGCAAATGGAAAGTCCCGCCGGTATTTTCCGTAATCCAGAAAACAGGTAATGTTCCCGAACAGGAAATGTTCAGGGTTTTTAATATGGGAATCGGCCTTATAATCATCGTGGATTCTTATTTCGCCGGGGCGATATTGAAACGTCTGGTGAAAAGCGGAGAAAAGCCTTTTGCCATCGGGCAGGTCAAAAAAGGCAATCAGCAGGTCATCATAAAATAG
- a CDS encoding HEAT repeat domain-containing protein, whose protein sequence is MSRKIIMCLMSLGLAFAFLGFGCASSSKLNDCIMEINRLRTQTDYFNKENQELKAKMKDFEGNIERLKFDLGLVRKEVMDMKSGGPQPTQPEQVDKLIKELANPESDIALVSEKLREYGKQSVIALVQRLKDTDIDFLRRVEMSLERMAPSDAVPLLLDALRQPEIRNSAARVLGRLNDRSAVLPLAEYLKKGEDSDFVFTVAESLVKLKDRRGIPVLIENLKSDNSARRALSFDALSKSTGQTFNYKPYLSEEERIMAVQKWEEWWAKEGDKFDFK, encoded by the coding sequence ATGAGCCGTAAAATTATTATGTGTTTGATGTCATTGGGCTTGGCTTTTGCGTTTTTAGGTTTCGGCTGCGCTTCTTCATCCAAGCTGAATGATTGCATCATGGAAATAAACCGCTTGCGTACGCAGACCGATTATTTCAATAAGGAAAACCAGGAATTAAAGGCAAAGATGAAGGATTTTGAAGGTAACATAGAAAGGCTGAAGTTTGATTTGGGGCTTGTCCGGAAAGAAGTGATGGATATGAAAAGTGGTGGTCCCCAGCCGACCCAGCCCGAACAGGTTGATAAACTGATAAAGGAATTGGCCAATCCGGAATCCGATATCGCATTGGTAAGCGAAAAACTACGCGAATACGGGAAACAATCCGTAATCGCCTTGGTCCAGAGATTGAAGGATACGGATATTGATTTTTTAAGGCGGGTGGAAATGTCTTTAGAGCGGATGGCTCCTTCGGATGCTGTGCCGCTTCTTCTGGATGCTTTAAGGCAGCCGGAAATCCGTAATTCTGCCGCCAGGGTATTGGGGCGGCTTAACGACCGCTCGGCTGTTTTACCGCTTGCCGAATATCTTAAAAAAGGCGAGGATTCAGATTTTGTGTTTACAGTGGCCGAATCGCTGGTTAAACTGAAAGACCGGCGGGGGATACCGGTCTTGATAGAAAACCTGAAAAGCGATAATTCTGCCAGGCGCGCTTTGTCTTTTGACGCTCTTTCCAAATCCACCGGGCAGACTTTTAATTATAAGCCGTATCTTTCCGAAGAGGAGCGGATTATGGCCGTGCAGAAATGGGAAGAGTGGTGGGCTAAAGAAGGCGATAAGTTCGATTTTAAATAA
- a CDS encoding bifunctional 4-hydroxy-2-oxoglutarate aldolase/2-dehydro-3-deoxy-phosphogluconate aldolase encodes MAENDCFRVILRQKIVSIVRASHPEDAENTVRAIAKGGIKAIEISLNTPGALKAIGNILADKKRDFFIGVGTVLELSVCKQLLRMGVDFLVSPVADEKIIRLCKKHKKVMIPGAFTPTEILNAQRLGADLVKIFPVSSVGALYIKDLKTPFPDIHLVATGQVNSENINEYFEAGASAAAIGGAIANPKAISEGNFASITRRAEHFLKLSEK; translated from the coding sequence ATGGCCGAGAATGATTGCTTCCGCGTAATATTGCGGCAAAAAATAGTTTCGATCGTCAGGGCAAGCCATCCGGAAGATGCCGAAAACACCGTTCGGGCGATAGCCAAAGGCGGCATTAAGGCAATAGAAATTTCCCTGAATACACCTGGTGCTTTGAAGGCCATTGGAAATATCTTAGCCGATAAAAAGCGCGATTTTTTTATCGGAGTCGGTACGGTGCTTGAGCTTTCCGTTTGCAAGCAATTATTGAGGATGGGAGTGGATTTTTTGGTTTCGCCTGTGGCGGATGAGAAGATTATCCGGCTTTGCAAGAAACACAAGAAAGTTATGATTCCCGGTGCCTTTACCCCAACTGAAATATTGAATGCCCAACGTTTGGGAGCTGATTTAGTAAAAATATTCCCGGTTTCTTCAGTCGGAGCTCTTTATATAAAAGACCTCAAAACACCATTCCCTGATATTCATCTGGTTGCGACCGGGCAAGTGAATAGTGAAAATATTAATGAGTATTTTGAGGCGGGCGCTTCTGCCGCAGCAATCGGTGGGGCGATTGCCAACCCAAAGGCAATTAGCGAGGGTAATTTTGCTTCCATTACACGCCGTGCCGAACACTTCCTGAAATTATCGGAAAAGTGA
- the groES gene encoding co-chaperone GroES gives MKLKPLGDKVLVQRVEGETKTKGGIVLPDTAKEKPKEGKVIAVGEGKLLDSGSRSKPNVKVGDRVVFASFAGSEVKVEEKEYLIMPEEDILAVIE, from the coding sequence ATGAAGCTGAAACCGTTAGGAGACAAGGTTTTGGTGCAACGAGTTGAGGGAGAGACCAAAACCAAGGGCGGCATAGTATTGCCGGATACTGCCAAGGAAAAGCCGAAAGAGGGTAAAGTGATTGCCGTAGGCGAAGGGAAACTGCTTGATAGCGGCAGCCGTTCAAAACCCAATGTCAAGGTGGGGGACCGTGTAGTTTTCGCGTCTTTCGCCGGAAGCGAAGTGAAAGTGGAAGAAAAAGAATATCTTATAATGCCCGAGGAAGATATCCTCGCAGTGATTGAATAA
- the groL gene encoding chaperonin GroEL (60 kDa chaperone family; promotes refolding of misfolded polypeptides especially under stressful conditions; forms two stacked rings of heptamers to form a barrel-shaped 14mer; ends can be capped by GroES; misfolded proteins enter the barrel where they are refolded when GroES binds) has protein sequence MGAKRILYDQDAREAIKEGVVALSKAVKVTLGPRGRNVILEKKFGAPTITKDGVTVAKEIELKDPYENMGAQMVKEVASKTSDIAGDGTTTATLLAEAIFLEGLKNVAAGANPMELKNGIEKAVETIVDELKKMSVKVKGKEEIAQVGSIAANSDTEIGNMIAEAMEKVGKDGVITVEEGKGLKTDVEWVEGMQFDRGYISPYFVTDTQNMEAVLDDVYILIYEKKISAVKDLVPLLEKTAKTGRPLLIVAEEIEGEALATLVVNKLRGTLRICAVKAPGYGDRRKSMLEDIAVLTGGQAIFEDLGIELEKLELNQLGRAKKVTVDKDNTTIIEGAGDTKAIQGRINQIRKEMETTTSDYDKEKLQERLAKLTGGVAQINVGAATEVEMKERKARIEDALHATKAAVEEGILPGGGVALLRSIAALDKIKAKGDVATGVDIIRRSLEAPIKQIADNAGINGAVVCQKVREEKGNFGFDAGKLEYTDMVKSGIIDPTKVVRSALQYASSVASLLLTTEAVIGEIPEKKEKMPPMPPGGGGYGGEDMY, from the coding sequence ATGGGAGCAAAAAGGATTCTTTACGACCAGGACGCTCGCGAAGCAATCAAGGAAGGCGTGGTTGCTTTATCAAAAGCCGTTAAGGTTACTCTGGGCCCGAGAGGGCGAAACGTAATTCTGGAAAAGAAATTCGGCGCGCCGACCATAACCAAAGACGGCGTAACCGTGGCAAAAGAAATTGAACTTAAGGATCCGTATGAAAACATGGGGGCCCAAATGGTTAAGGAAGTTGCCTCCAAAACCAGTGATATCGCCGGAGACGGGACAACCACTGCCACATTGTTAGCCGAAGCAATTTTCCTGGAAGGGCTTAAAAATGTTGCGGCCGGTGCCAATCCGATGGAACTGAAAAACGGCATCGAAAAAGCCGTCGAGACCATTGTCGATGAGCTTAAAAAGATGAGCGTTAAGGTTAAAGGCAAGGAAGAAATCGCACAGGTCGGTTCGATTGCCGCCAATTCCGATACCGAAATAGGCAACATGATTGCCGAAGCTATGGAAAAAGTTGGCAAGGACGGCGTTATTACCGTTGAAGAAGGAAAAGGCCTGAAGACCGATGTAGAATGGGTGGAAGGTATGCAGTTCGACCGCGGTTACATTTCTCCTTATTTTGTCACCGATACGCAGAATATGGAAGCTGTCCTAGACGACGTCTATATTTTGATTTACGAGAAAAAGATTTCAGCCGTAAAAGACCTGGTTCCCTTGCTGGAAAAAACAGCAAAGACCGGAAGGCCTCTCTTAATAGTTGCCGAAGAGATTGAAGGCGAAGCCTTGGCTACTTTGGTGGTTAATAAGCTCAGAGGCACATTGAGAATTTGTGCGGTAAAAGCACCCGGTTACGGCGACAGGCGTAAATCCATGCTGGAAGATATTGCGGTTCTGACCGGTGGACAGGCTATTTTTGAAGACCTCGGCATAGAGTTGGAAAAGCTGGAGCTTAATCAACTCGGCCGTGCAAAGAAGGTTACGGTCGATAAGGATAACACCACGATTATCGAAGGCGCGGGAGATACCAAAGCCATTCAGGGGAGAATCAACCAGATCAGGAAAGAAATGGAAACAACCACTTCCGATTATGACAAGGAAAAACTTCAGGAAAGGCTTGCCAAACTTACCGGTGGAGTTGCCCAGATTAATGTCGGTGCGGCTACCGAAGTCGAGATGAAAGAACGTAAAGCCCGCATTGAAGATGCTCTACATGCCACCAAGGCAGCGGTTGAAGAAGGCATTCTGCCTGGCGGCGGAGTAGCCCTTTTGAGGAGCATTGCCGCTCTTGATAAAATCAAGGCGAAAGGCGATGTGGCAACTGGCGTGGATATTATTCGACGTTCGCTGGAAGCCCCGATAAAGCAGATTGCCGATAACGCCGGAATTAACGGCGCGGTGGTTTGCCAGAAAGTCAGGGAAGAAAAAGGCAATTTCGGGTTTGATGCCGGAAAGCTGGAGTATACCGATATGGTGAAATCAGGGATTATTGATCCGACTAAGGTTGTCCGTTCGGCTTTGCAGTACGCTTCAAGCGTTGCTTCGCTGCTCCTGACGACCGAAGCGGTAATCGGTGAAATTCCTGAGAAAAAGGAAAAGATGCCTCCGATGCCTCCGGGAGGCGGCGGGTACGGCGGAGAAGATATGTATTAA
- a CDS encoding arginine decarboxylase, pyruvoyl-dependent: MSFTPREIFLTKGVGRHKEELASFEESLRDAGIAHLNLVHVSSIFPPYCILVSRERGLKKLKPGQITFCVLARNSTNENRRLIATSIGLAIPTDRSQHGYLSEHHSFGETDDQSGDYAEDLAASMLATILGLQFDPDANWDKKKEIWKISGEIVKTTNITQSAIGAKGLWTTSIAVAVFIP; encoded by the coding sequence ATGTCATTTACGCCGAGAGAAATTTTTCTGACCAAAGGAGTCGGACGCCATAAGGAGGAATTAGCCAGCTTTGAAGAATCCTTGCGAGATGCCGGTATTGCCCATCTTAATCTCGTCCATGTCTCAAGCATTTTTCCCCCGTATTGCATACTCGTCTCTCGCGAAAGGGGATTGAAGAAGCTTAAACCGGGGCAGATTACTTTTTGCGTGCTGGCGCGCAATTCAACCAATGAGAATAGGCGCCTGATTGCCACGTCAATAGGCCTGGCGATTCCTACAGACCGCAGCCAGCATGGATATCTTTCCGAACACCATAGTTTCGGAGAGACCGATGACCAGTCAGGAGATTATGCGGAAGATTTGGCCGCTTCAATGCTGGCCACCATTTTAGGATTGCAATTTGACCCCGATGCGAACTGGGATAAGAAAAAAGAGATTTGGAAGATAAGCGGTGAAATCGTAAAAACCACCAATATAACCCAATCCGCAATCGGCGCAAAAGGTCTCTGGACAACCTCAATTGCCGTTGCTGTGTTTATTCCTTAG
- the speB gene encoding agmatinase, producing MKSSDLLPQFRQGEKSKFIILPVPYEKTTSYKKGAAKGPEAIISALNQVEFYDEELMTETWRFGVHTIPLKKIKSALPFSAPPEKFLPKLSGYIENFVRNSRVIVGLGGEHSISYGLVKPYCDKYKDLSVLHFDAHSDLRDEYNGTPYSHASVMRRISELSPVTQVGIRSISEGDYKIINKGNIRTFFAHQMRGKDIKKIAKQIDKTLSGNVYITIDLDVFDPAYMPGVGTPEPGGLSWYEILDILKTICHTHTIVGFDVVELCPLKGNNISEFTAAKLVYRMIGYLTT from the coding sequence ATGAAATCTTCAGACCTGTTGCCTCAATTCCGACAAGGCGAAAAATCAAAGTTCATTATTTTGCCGGTGCCGTACGAAAAAACCACTTCTTATAAAAAGGGGGCGGCTAAGGGGCCTGAGGCGATTATTTCCGCGTTGAACCAGGTGGAGTTTTACGATGAGGAGTTAATGACAGAAACGTGGCGTTTTGGGGTTCACACTATTCCGTTAAAGAAGATAAAATCAGCTTTGCCATTTAGTGCGCCACCGGAGAAATTTCTACCAAAGCTTTCCGGATATATTGAAAACTTTGTCCGGAACAGCCGTGTTATCGTCGGATTAGGCGGGGAGCATTCTATCAGTTACGGTTTGGTGAAGCCGTATTGTGACAAATACAAGGACCTTTCGGTTTTGCATTTTGACGCGCATTCTGATTTGCGTGATGAATACAACGGCACTCCCTATAGCCACGCATCCGTAATGAGGCGCATTTCTGAATTATCTCCGGTTACCCAGGTCGGTATTAGAAGTATCAGTGAAGGTGACTACAAGATAATCAATAAAGGCAATATCCGGACTTTCTTTGCGCACCAAATGCGCGGCAAGGATATTAAAAAGATAGCTAAACAGATTGATAAGACTCTTTCCGGGAATGTCTATATTACGATTGACCTTGATGTCTTTGACCCAGCATATATGCCCGGGGTAGGGACGCCTGAGCCGGGTGGTTTATCATGGTATGAAATCCTTGATATCTTAAAGACGATTTGCCATACTCACACGATTGTTGGGTTTGATGTTGTGGAACTTTGTCCGTTAAAAGGAAATAATATATCCGAGTTCACCGCGGCAAAACTTGTTTACAGGATGATTGGTTACCTGACGACTTGA